Part of the Candidatus Palauibacter polyketidifaciens genome, CAGCCCGCCTCGCGCTCGGCGTCCGTGAGGGTGTTCGGCGTCGTCTCCGCCGCGTCCGTAGCCCCCGTGTCCGGCGAGGCCTCGGGAGCCTGGGCGCAGCCGAGCGCCAGCCCCGCCGCCAGCGCGGTCGGGAGGGGGACGCGGAGCGGGCGGGAGGCGCGGAAGGGGAGCCGTGCGCGGATCCGGGATCGTCGTGGGGCGGGCATCAGACCAGCCTCATGGCGTCGGGGTCCCAGCGCACGATGCGGTCCTCGAAGTAGGAGAGGTTGCAGGCAAGCGCGGGGGCGGCCGCGCGCAGCCCGAAGGTCGCGTCCTCGCGCACGGCCGGACCGCCGCGAACCGCCTCGAACCAGTTGAAGAAGTGGTCGACGTGGGCGCCGCGATACCCGCGCTCGACCTCGTACCGAACCTCGGCCGGGGGAAGCATGCGGACCCGCGGGGGGAGCCCGTCCGCCGACGCCGCCGCCTCGGCCATCTTCTCCTGGGAGAAGGCGTCCATCGGGTCCACGGCGACGTTCTTGCGGAGGATGACCTCGGTCCACGTCACGTCCATCGCTCCCTCGCTCCCCACGAGGCGGAGGAAAGTGCTGCCGGAAGTCCCGTCCACGAAGTTCACGCGCAGCGAGAGGTTGAAGCCCGGATGCGTTTCCGTCTCCGGGTAGTCGAACACGCCCAGGAGCACGTCCGGCACCTCGCGGCCGTCCTTCCAGTACCGGAGCCCTCCGGCGGCCTGGATCCGGGTCGGGCCGCGCGAACTCACGACGAAGTGGAGGCTGGAGAAGAGGTGGACGAAGAGGTCGCCCGCCACCCCGGTGCCGTAGTCCCGGTAGTTGCGCCAGCGGAAGATGCGGAGCGGGTCGTACGGCCGGGCCGGCGCCGGGCCGAGGAAGCCCTTCCAGTCGACCGTCTCCTCGGAGGCGCCGGCCGGGATCGGGTACTGCCACGCGCCAATGGGATCGTTGCGCGCCCAGAAACCCTCGGCGTAGTTGAGTTCGCCGATGGCTCCGTCCTCGTACAGTTCCTTCGCCTTCTCGTTGCCGAGAGAACTCATCCCCTGGCTACCCACCTGAAAGGCGGCACCGGATTCCTGCTCGGCCCGGATCAGGTCGTGCCCCTCCTCGATCCGGTGGACCATCGGCTTCTCGCAGTAGACGGCCTTGCCGGCGCGCAGCGCGTCGACCGAGATCGGCTGGTGCCAGTGGTCGGGGGTGCCGACGATGACCGCATCCACATCGTCGCGCGCTAGGACCTCGCGGTAGTCGCGGGTGGTGAAGATGTCCCCGTGACGCTCGCGGGCGGCTTCGAGCCGTCCATCGAACACATCGCTGGCGGCGACCAGGTTCACGCCCGGGATACGGAGGGCCGTCGCGACGTCCGCCATGCCCATCCCGCCCGCGCCGATCACCGCCAGGCCGATGTCGTCGGACAGCGCCGCACGACGGGCGGCGGGCCCTCGGGCAAGCGTCCGGCGCACGGCGGGACCACTCTGACGGCCGGGATCGGCTCCGGCCAGCAGCGAGGGCGCGCCCGCGGCGAGCACGGAGCCGGCGGCCAGGGATTTGACGAAGCTCCGGCGGTCGCGTTCGGGGGGCGGCCGGGAATCGGGTGCTCTCTTTTCTTCGCTCATGTCGGATACACATTCATCCCATGGTTTCGAGGGCGAGGTTCGCCCGGGGCTGGCTCGAAAACGTAAGGTTGTGTCGATCCCGTCAGCAAAAGGAGGGACAGCCGTGCGAACACGTTGGGCTCGGTGGATGATTGCGGCCACCGCGGCGCCGCTCGGTGCGGGAGTCGCGAGCGTCGCCGCCGCCCCAGCCGCGTCCGGGGACCCCGTCATCGTCGTCGTCGAGACGGAGCTGGGCGCCTTCGAACTCGAAGTGGACGTCGACCGGGCACCCGTCACCGCGGCCAACTTCCTCCGCTACGTGGACGGCGGGTTCTACGACGGCGGCACGTTCTTCCGAACGGTGCACGCGGACAACCAGCCCGACGACTCCGTCCGGATTGCCGTCGTCCAGGGCGGCCGGAACCCCGAGATGGACGCCGAGTCCTTCCCGCCCATCCCACTGGAACGCACCTCCGAGACCGGGCTCCGGCACGAGGACGGGACGGTCTCGATGGCGCGCGGCGGCCCCGACACCGCAACGCAGAGCTTCTTCATCTGTATCGGCGACCAGCCGTCGCTCGACTTCGGCGGTATGCGCAACCCCGACGGCCAGGGCTTCGCCGCCTTCGGACGCGTCGTGGCCGGCATGGACGTGGTGCGCGCGATCCACCGCGCCCCCCACGACGCGCAACAACTCACCCCACCCGTCCGGATCACGAGAGCATACCGGAAGGAGTGAGGAGCTTCCGGGCAACCATTTGTGAAGGGAGGACCGCCATGCCGATCATTCGCCACGACGGAATCCGTTCATCGGCCCGTGTGAGCCGGGGGCGGAGGGGCCGCCGGGTTCTCGCCGCCGCGACGGCCGTGGCCGCCGCGACCGTCCTTGCGGTCGCCGGTCCCGTCTCGGCGCAAACGGAGCCGCCCGCCGAGCCGCCGGCCGACTGGGAGGTGACCGCGATCGACTACAGCAACGTCCCGTATCCGCACCCGGTGTCGTACCTCGACGTCGAGGTCTACGGGAACGGCTATCGGCTCGCGTACATGGATGTGGCGCCGGCCGGCCCCGCGAATGGCCAGACGGTCGTCCTCTTCCACGGGATGAACTTCTTCGCGGCGGGGTTCCGGCCCACCATCGAGGCGCTCCGGAACGCGGGATTCCGGGTGATCGCGATCGACCGGCTGGGCTTCGGCCGCTCCTCGAAACCCATCATCCACTACAACCTCCACATCCCGGCCCGGAACGCGAAGCGGCTACTCGACGCGCTGGGGATCGAGCGCGCCGCGATCGTCGGACACTCGATGGGCGGGATGGTGGCGACCCGGTTCGCCTCGACCTATCCGGAGACGACGACGCACGTCGCCATGGTGAACCAGATCGGGCTCACCGACTCCCGTCCCGGCCGGGGGTGGACGGACGCGGATGAAAATTATGCTTCGGTGCTCAACGGGACGACGTATCAGTCGGTCCTGCGCGGGCACATGCGCTATTACCCGAACGGCTGGCGCCCGGAATACCTCGAGTGGGTGAAGGTCCAGTACGGCCTCACGCTGAGCGGCGACTGGCCGCGCATGGCGCGGGTGCGGGCGGCGCAGCGCGCGATCCTCTACGAGGACCCCGTCGTTTACGAGTGGCAGCACATCGCGACGAAAGCGCTCGTCATCGGCGGCGCCGACGACCGCCTCGTGGCCAACTACCCGGTCCTCGCCCGAAACGTCGCCGAGGAACTTCAGAACGCGGAACTCTTCCTCTTCCCGGAGGTCGGACATTCTCCGCAGTTCGAGATCCCGGAGCGTTTTCACGCGGAGCTGATCCGGTTCCTGCGGTCCGATCCCAACGAGCCCGCCGATCAATCGTGGCGGGCAACGGACGTCGGCCGCCCGCCGGGCTCGTAGCGCGGGCGCCGACGGCGCGAATAGGTTGCCCCGCCATGAACTCCAAGCTGCCGCTCTTCGCGCTGCCGCTCCTCGCCCTCTCGGTCTCCGCCGGCTGCACCGGGGAAGCGCCGGAACGGCCGGTCCCCGTCGCGGACATGCAGGAATTGATGGTCTCCGTAATGGAACCGGCGGCGGAGGCCTACTGGGACGGCGTCGGAGAGGTTCTCACCGAGGAGGGCGTGCACCAGTTCCGGCCCCTGACCGAGGAGGACTGGACCTCACTCCGCAACGCCGCCTTCGTCCTCGCCGAATCCGGCAACTTGATGATGATGGACGGCCGTGCGCGCGACCGCGGTGACTGGATGGACCACTCGCGAACGATGGTCGAGGCCGGGCGCGGGGCGCTGGAGGCCGTCGACCGCCGCAACCCGGACGCCGTGTTCGACGCCGGCGCGGAGGTCTACTACGCGTGCCGCGACTGCCACGCCCGGTACGCGGCGGAAACCCTCAGGCCGAGCGATCCGCATAGCGCTCCCGGACCTGGAGAAGCTCCGGATGCCGGCGCGCCCGCGACGGACGGGACGGCCAGCCGGGACGGACGCTAGCTCCGGCGCATGGAACGATTCCTGGAGTGGTTGGGGAGCACCCCGTGGAGCATCGCGCTGCTGGAGTCCACGCTCGCATGGCCGCTCATCGAATCCTCCCACGTCCTGGCCGTGGCCCTCTTCTTCGGCACCGTGATGATGAACGATCTCCGGCTGCTGGGTTGGACGATGCGGCGCGTGCCCGTGTCCGAGGTCACCGGTCGCCTTCTCCCCTGGACCCGGATCGGTTTCGCGGTCATGGTCGTCACGGGGCTTCTCATCTTCTATTCCAACCCGGTCCGCTACTATCACAACATCTTCTTTCGGGTGAAGGTGCTGCTGTTCGTGGTGGCGGGACTCAACGCCTTCCTGTTTCATCGGGGAATCCACCGGCGGGTGCTGGAGTGGGAGCGACTCCCCGTTCTGCCGGGCCGCGCGAAGGCGGCGGGCGCGATCTCGCTCGCGGCGTGGGCGCTCATCATCGTGGCGGGCCGACTCATCGCCTACAACTGGTTCGACTGTGACATCCCCGGCCAGCCGGGCTGGGTGAACTGGGCGGCGGGCTGCCCCGTGGCGGGGGACTGATGGGCGGGCGTCAGTTCGCGCCGGAAGCGTGGCTCCCCTTCTTCGAGCGGCTGGAGAACACGGCCATCGGGACGGCCGTGCGAGAATCAATCTGGGCCTTCCCCATCATCGAGGCGGTCCACCTGCTGGGACTCGGGCTCCTGGGGGGCGCGGTGCTGCTCGCCGATCTCCGGCTCCTGGGGACGGGGCTCAAGCGGCAGCCGATCGCGAGCGTCGTGCGGTACGCTCGCCCGTGGCTCGTGGCGGGGGTGGCGCTGATGTTCCTGACCGGGATCCCGCTGTTCCTGTCGGAAGCCGTGAAGTGCTACTACAACACGTCCTTCTGGGTGAAGATGATCTCGCTTCCCGTCGCGCTCGCGTTCACCTTCGGGGCCCGGAGGTGGGTGGTCGCCGCAGCGCCGGCGCGAGCGAACGGGCGGACGCGGCTCATCGCCGCGATCTCGCTCGGCCTCTGGTTCACTGTCGCCGCGGCGGGACGCTGGATCGGCTTCTCCGCCTGACCCGCGCCTCAGCGCCTGTCCGGAGGCTCCACTCGCATCAACACATCGTTATAACCGCCTGCCGTATCGACCCGAACCGACGCAGCCATGTCCCTGGAGGGCAGCATGTAGTCCTCGGCCACGGACATGTCCACGACCCACCCCAAATCGGCGAGCGCGCCCAGCGTGATGGCGGAAACGACGGTCAGTTCCTCGCCCGGGCAGTTGCCGCGGGTCATGATCTCGCCGCACAACACGCTTCGCCAATGCCCCCCTGCGTCGGCATCCTCGGCGGGATCGTTCGTCACCGGCACTTTGGCACCGGTGTAACCGCTCCCGCCCGCCGCATCGAACGCGACAACGGCGTTCGCCCCGGGGAAATGGGTATCCACTCTTCGCGTACTGCTCGGGAGGTTCACGAGCCGCACGTCGCCCTGGTACCAGTACGTCCCGATGCCGAACACATGGCCCAGTTCGTGCAGCATCACCTCGTACGTGAAGTTGTCCGGGACGCGGCCGAACGGCGCGACGTATGGACGGTCCCGGGTCCAGTAGATCCCGCCGGCGGAGAAGTAGAACCCGGCACCTGCCCGTCGGTTCACGCGTAGTCCGCGCGGTCCGCCGCACGCGAGACCCCCGCAGTCTTCCTCCCCGTCGAACACGAAGATCGGGAAGTCCTGCGGCTCGGCGTTGTCCTTCAATGCGGCTTCGTAGAATCCCGCCGCGTGATCGAACATCACTCTGGCGCAGCGCGACCAATCATCCGGTTCGTCGTACACCAGCTCAACCTGAAACCCCGTCGAGGCGCGGTCGTAGAGGGGGCGGTTCTCCAGCTCCGGAGCGTAGCAGTCATCGACCGCGGTCAGCATGCGCCCCGTGCTCAACTCGAAGGCGGACGACAGCGCCCGGTAGTGCAGATACCGCCGCCCGCGCCCAACCGCGGTGATCTCCAGCTCACCGCTATCGTTCTGCCTGAGGTCGAGGTTGGGGGGACCATCGACGGGGGTCTCCCCTATATGGAACTCGTCGACCGGGAAGGCGCCCACGTGGAACTCGTAGGAGATGTCGGCGCCCGCGCGCGAGGCAAACCAGTCGAGCGGCGTGGACGCGCGATCCCCGATGTTGTCCAGGGTGACGCCTTCAGGCAGCGTCCCCGGCGCCCCGGCGGTGTCCAGGGCGGTGGGGAGAATCACCACGAGGCTGTCGGCCGCCCTCCCCACCCTTGCGGTCACCGTGAGAATCTGGGCCTCGGCGGGAGTCCCCAGGTCGAAGATGGTCCAGAACCGGGAGCCCTCCCGCTGCAGCCATATCTGTCTCAGACTGTCACCGACGAGCGTGCGATACGTCACGTCATCCGTACCCGTAGTGAACCTCACGGTCGGCTCCACACCGGACACGACGTTCCCGTCCTCCTGCCTGGCCGTGACGCGGATGACCGGGGACGTGAGGCCGGGACGGATGATCAGGGTGTCCGTGCTCGCCCACTCGTTGAAGTCGAGTTCGACACCGCTGAGATAGTCCTGAACGATCTTCCGCGTCTCGATGACCACGCTTGCCGCGATGGGCGCGGGCGGAGGTGCCGCGGGAGGGGTTGGCTGCGGCTCGGGGTCCAGCGTGTCGTCCCCGCCGCAGCCGGCGAGAAAGACGACGAGCCAGGCACTGATCCGATATGGTCCCTTCATGGCGCGCCGGGCTCGTGGGTTAGTGCTCCTCGAGGATGCTGCGGCTCGTGACCTCCACGACCTCGCCTTCCCAGCCCGGCGGCGGCTGGCAGGGGTTGGCGTCGTAGGCGGGATCGTTGGGCCATGGCGCGCCGCCGGGAGGGGCGCCGGCGCCGGATGAGCCCATGAAAAACTTGCTGCCGTCGGTGAACGTGACGTCACGTCCGTTGGCGCGCTTGAGGGAGTGGTCCTTGGCCTGATAACCGTCCACGATGAGTTCGGTGCCGGGCGCGAGGCAGTCCCGCTGGAGGCCGCGGCGCAGGAGCGTGTTCGGCGTCCCGCCCTCGACCATCCAGACCTCGGATCCCGCGTCGGTCTCGACCTCGAGGTGAATCCATGTATGCGGGTTCACCCATTCGAGCCGCACGACGGCGCCTCGGAGCCGGATGGGGGCGTTCCGATCGAATTCCGCGCCGAAGGCGTGGTGCGCGATCAGCGGCGCGGCGGCGGCCAGCGCGACCCCGCCCGCGAGGAGGTACAGAGGCAGCTTCCGCATAGATCTCACCCATGTCTCAACCAACGATCCGGCGCCCCAACGCCGGTCTTTCACGATTCCATTCAGAGTAACAGGATCGCTCGACTCTGCGCGACCGGACTCCGTTACGTGGGATGCGCACCAACTACCCGCCAGGAGACTAGCGCTCCTGGGCGCGGGCGCCGCTGAGGACGTTGGAGAGGGCGTAGTTGCCCTCGTGGCAGGCGTACTCGTACAAGTCGCCGTCGAGGCGCGTGAAGGGCACTTCCCCGCCCCAGCTCTCGACGAACGTATCCGGATCCTCGACGGTGAACTCGTAGTGGATCGCGTGCTCGGCTGCGCGCGTGAAACGCTCCGTCACGGTCATGTTCTCCGAGCCGGGGCCGAACAGGTAGACGTACGCCGCCATCTGGTCCGGGTTCAGGTTGGTTGTCCGCACGACGAGCGTGTCGCCCGCCCAGCGGCCCCACGATTCGCCGAACCATGGGCGCACGCCCTCGGCGGCCGGCTTCGGCTCGCCCATGCGGATGATGCGCACATCGTGCACCATCTCGGTCAGGATCATGATGTGTTCGGGCGTCTGCACGATCCTGTAATTATTGTTGTAGAAGTAGTTCGGGAGCATCGGAGGTCCGGCGTTGGAGCCGAAGGAGAGGATGCAGCGCTCGCCGATGGGCCGGTTCTCGGGGTTGTCGAACGCTCCCCCCAGCCGCGCGAACGCCTGCAGCCGGCGCCGCCGGCCCTCGGGAGTGAGGTCCGGGATGCGGCCGTCTTCCGGGTACGTGAGGAGAGAGCTTCGGGGCTCGCCGTCGAACACCGCGACCCGGTCGCCCGCGTCGATCCAGAAGTAGTTGTAGCCGCCAACGCCGCCGGCCGCGCCCGTGGAGCCGTCCCCTCCCACCGGCGGGGCCTCGCGATCCGGGTCGCTGGGCGCGTTCCGCTCGTCGATGTATTCCTGGCGCCGCCCCTCGCGGACGGCCACCTCTTCCGCCGTGAGCACGAGCGCCTCGCCCTCGGGGCGCTGCAGCGGCGTCATGGTCCCGTTCGTCCAATCGCCCTGCAGGTCGGGATGCCCCTCCGCGGTCCGCGGAACGACCCACTCATTCCCCTCTCCCCGCGGCACGCCGCCTGTCCCGTCGCAGGCGGCAAGAGAGACGGCGCCGAGCAGCGCTCCGAGCAACGGAACGGCGCAGAATCCGCCCGGGCGTCGGCGGCGAATCGGGCGTCGCATCAGTGCAGGCAAGCTTGGCTGCCCGCGGCTACCGGATCGGGTTCTTGCGGAGGTGTCCGTACATCAACTCCTCCACGAACGGGACGCACTTGAACTGCCCAAGCCGCGCGTCCGGATCCACGTTTCGGTAGAGCGGCAGGCGGATCGTCCACGGCTCCGAGAACGTGTCGGGGTCCTCCATCGTCGCCTCGTACATGAGGTGGTCGGGCCCAAGCATCGTCCACCGTTCCGTGACCACCAGCCGGTAGCTGTGGTGGTTCCCCGCGCGGTCGAACCAGGTCTGGCCGTTGAACCCGTTCACCGTGACGACGAAGGTGTCCTCCTCCCAGTGCCCCACCGACTGGCCCATCCAGGAATCCACCTGAGGCGGACCGGGATCTTCGAGATAGATGTCGCGCACCGCCCCGGCGTACTCGTAGGCGATGAAGAATTTCGACTCGCTCTGGAAGATCTGGAACGGGAGATGCATGTAGTTCGCGCGCGGGACGCCGGGCAGGTAGCAGCGGATCTCCGGGTCGCGCTCGAGCCAGCGCTCGCGGTTCTCGTCGCGCCGTTCCAGCGCTTCCGGGAGGTAGGGGATGCTCCCCCCGACGACGATGCCCTGCCCCGACGGCACGGACCCCACGGCGCCGAGGGCGACGACCTCGTTGGCGGGGACCGGCACGACGGGACCTTCCTGCATGGCGAGCGCCGGCCGCGCCATGTGCGGCTCGATGTCCCAGTACGCGTTTCCGAGGGCGGACCAGATGCCGTTGAAGTCGGGATGTCCCGAGGCGGTTCGCGGGATACCGTCGTTCGGCGCGCAGGCGGCGACCGTCCCCAGTCCCAGGGCGAGAAGGGCGGTCAGCACACGACTCCGACGACGGGCATTTCGCTCCGCGCGACGAAGCGCGCGCCTCCCCGGGAAGTTCGCCATCGGTTCCGACCTCCTGG contains:
- a CDS encoding Gfo/Idh/MocA family oxidoreductase, whose amino-acid sequence is MSEEKRAPDSRPPPERDRRSFVKSLAAGSVLAAGAPSLLAGADPGRQSGPAVRRTLARGPAARRAALSDDIGLAVIGAGGMGMADVATALRIPGVNLVAASDVFDGRLEAARERHGDIFTTRDYREVLARDDVDAVIVGTPDHWHQPISVDALRAGKAVYCEKPMVHRIEEGHDLIRAEQESGAAFQVGSQGMSSLGNEKAKELYEDGAIGELNYAEGFWARNDPIGAWQYPIPAGASEETVDWKGFLGPAPARPYDPLRIFRWRNYRDYGTGVAGDLFVHLFSSLHFVVSSRGPTRIQAAGGLRYWKDGREVPDVLLGVFDYPETETHPGFNLSLRVNFVDGTSGSTFLRLVGSEGAMDVTWTEVILRKNVAVDPMDAFSQEKMAEAAASADGLPPRVRMLPPAEVRYEVERGYRGAHVDHFFNWFEAVRGGPAVREDATFGLRAAAPALACNLSYFEDRIVRWDPDAMRLV
- a CDS encoding peptidylprolyl isomerase is translated as MRTRWARWMIAATAAPLGAGVASVAAAPAASGDPVIVVVETELGAFELEVDVDRAPVTAANFLRYVDGGFYDGGTFFRTVHADNQPDDSVRIAVVQGGRNPEMDAESFPPIPLERTSETGLRHEDGTVSMARGGPDTATQSFFICIGDQPSLDFGGMRNPDGQGFAAFGRVVAGMDVVRAIHRAPHDAQQLTPPVRITRAYRKE
- a CDS encoding alpha/beta hydrolase; this encodes MPIIRHDGIRSSARVSRGRRGRRVLAAATAVAAATVLAVAGPVSAQTEPPAEPPADWEVTAIDYSNVPYPHPVSYLDVEVYGNGYRLAYMDVAPAGPANGQTVVLFHGMNFFAAGFRPTIEALRNAGFRVIAIDRLGFGRSSKPIIHYNLHIPARNAKRLLDALGIERAAIVGHSMGGMVATRFASTYPETTTHVAMVNQIGLTDSRPGRGWTDADENYASVLNGTTYQSVLRGHMRYYPNGWRPEYLEWVKVQYGLTLSGDWPRMARVRAAQRAILYEDPVVYEWQHIATKALVIGGADDRLVANYPVLARNVAEELQNAELFLFPEVGHSPQFEIPERFHAELIRFLRSDPNEPADQSWRATDVGRPPGS
- a CDS encoding DUF6644 family protein, whose protein sequence is MERFLEWLGSTPWSIALLESTLAWPLIESSHVLAVALFFGTVMMNDLRLLGWTMRRVPVSEVTGRLLPWTRIGFAVMVVTGLLIFYSNPVRYYHNIFFRVKVLLFVVAGLNAFLFHRGIHRRVLEWERLPVLPGRAKAAGAISLAAWALIIVAGRLIAYNWFDCDIPGQPGWVNWAAGCPVAGD
- a CDS encoding DUF6644 family protein yields the protein MGGRQFAPEAWLPFFERLENTAIGTAVRESIWAFPIIEAVHLLGLGLLGGAVLLADLRLLGTGLKRQPIASVVRYARPWLVAGVALMFLTGIPLFLSEAVKCYYNTSFWVKMISLPVALAFTFGARRWVVAAAPARANGRTRLIAAISLGLWFTVAAAGRWIGFSA
- a CDS encoding DUF6152 family protein codes for the protein MRKLPLYLLAGGVALAAAAPLIAHHAFGAEFDRNAPIRLRGAVVRLEWVNPHTWIHLEVETDAGSEVWMVEGGTPNTLLRRGLQRDCLAPGTELIVDGYQAKDHSLKRANGRDVTFTDGSKFFMGSSGAGAPPGGAPWPNDPAYDANPCQPPPGWEGEVVEVTSRSILEEH